In Streptomyces sp. NBC_01551, one DNA window encodes the following:
- a CDS encoding DUF317 domain-containing protein, with translation MSRQQQWTGWGQAQQAEQHYLIEPRYLAGGGDLRHVSEFLRASGWMDITRKSGTTLAFDSPDQMVRVAYQPPGGWQIHGAAQGHQPAWQVTLTPQTPVEIVAGLTDALTKPRSAHAPNVWAPLTEKSWSMQQDDYFVAQSPDRHAVVQYVKAGGDGSQDHWWVGARNEHGPVWNVQATASTPLNLMQSLTTALADPEPVMRPRGHVPLSNRIRVTSVSVRPDQLGAWQQARLSAARAATWGRNWVSSRARTSKAPGYARTR, from the coding sequence GTGAGCCGACAGCAGCAGTGGACCGGCTGGGGTCAGGCCCAGCAGGCTGAGCAGCACTACCTGATCGAACCGCGCTACCTGGCCGGCGGCGGTGACCTGCGGCATGTCAGCGAGTTCCTGCGCGCTTCGGGCTGGATGGACATCACCCGCAAGTCCGGCACGACGCTCGCCTTCGACTCGCCCGACCAGATGGTGCGCGTCGCCTACCAGCCGCCGGGCGGCTGGCAGATCCACGGCGCCGCCCAGGGACATCAGCCGGCCTGGCAGGTCACCCTCACCCCGCAGACCCCGGTGGAGATCGTCGCGGGCCTGACCGACGCTCTCACCAAGCCCCGCTCGGCGCACGCCCCGAACGTGTGGGCGCCGCTCACCGAGAAGTCGTGGAGCATGCAGCAGGACGACTACTTCGTAGCCCAGAGCCCCGACCGGCACGCCGTCGTGCAGTACGTCAAAGCCGGCGGTGACGGCAGCCAGGACCACTGGTGGGTCGGCGCCCGCAACGAGCACGGGCCCGTGTGGAACGTGCAGGCCACCGCGAGCACCCCGCTGAACCTGATGCAGTCCCTGACCACGGCCTTGGCCGACCCGGAGCCGGTGATGCGTCCGCGCGGACACGTCCCGCTCAGCAACCGGATCCGGGTGACCTCCGTGTCCGTGCGCCCCGACCAGCTCGGCGCCTGGCAGCAGGCCCGCCTCTCCGCCGCCCGCGCCGCCACGTGGGGCCGCAATTGGGTCTCATCCCGTGCCCGGACCAGCAAGGCACCCGGCTATGCAAGAACCCGGTGA
- a CDS encoding relaxase/mobilization nuclease, translating into MIIEVHSRDVTADEALAEALGREISMEEGLTTEPGGTVVAHWNRLDHYTDDDRIWESATWADHLADPSLEHPLASGPAGDRRAILHITAHLHPLDRELNHAEWSEIGYRIARVAGIAPPGDDAAGRWIAVQGQPGRLDVIANLIRADGTWSAPPRRLLQALVTEARNIAADLLLHSSPQQRSGPQNLSAGPAVTASPRVPTATGPLAGILRQLAAEQSGPIAAVRQLVEEVGRQAAALSGDQTEAAARDLFWAARRLYGLQEQLGEIASRLQPPAPPAPVAPTPPVQAATSARAMAP; encoded by the coding sequence ATGATCATTGAAGTCCACTCCCGTGACGTGACCGCCGACGAAGCCCTCGCCGAGGCGCTCGGCCGCGAGATCAGCATGGAGGAGGGCCTGACCACCGAGCCCGGCGGCACGGTGGTGGCCCACTGGAACCGGCTGGACCACTACACCGACGACGACCGGATATGGGAGTCGGCGACGTGGGCCGACCATCTCGCCGACCCGTCGCTGGAGCACCCACTCGCCTCCGGGCCCGCCGGCGACCGGCGCGCGATCCTCCACATCACCGCACACCTGCATCCGCTGGACCGGGAGTTGAACCACGCCGAGTGGTCCGAGATCGGCTATCGGATCGCCCGTGTCGCAGGTATCGCGCCACCCGGCGACGACGCGGCAGGACGGTGGATCGCCGTCCAGGGCCAGCCCGGCCGCCTGGACGTGATCGCCAACCTGATCCGTGCCGACGGCACTTGGAGTGCCCCTCCCCGCCGGCTCCTGCAGGCCCTGGTCACCGAGGCGCGGAACATCGCGGCCGACCTCCTTCTGCACTCCAGCCCCCAGCAGCGCTCCGGCCCCCAGAACCTGTCGGCCGGTCCGGCGGTCACCGCCTCCCCGCGGGTGCCGACCGCGACCGGCCCGCTCGCGGGAATCCTGCGGCAGCTCGCCGCCGAGCAGTCCGGCCCGATCGCCGCCGTGCGCCAGCTCGTGGAGGAGGTCGGCCGGCAGGCCGCCGCGCTGTCCGGCGACCAAACCGAAGCCGCCGCACGGGACTTGTTCTGGGCAGCCCGCCGCCTGTACGGGCTGCAGGAGCAGCTGGGCGAGATTGCCTCCCGACTCCAGCCTCCCGCGCCTCCGGCCCCCGTTGCGCCGACACCGCCCGTGCAGGCAGCCACCTCGGCCCGTGCGATGGCCCCGTGA
- a CDS encoding DUF317 domain-containing protein, producing the protein MAVSPAQRASYAEDHATKIPFETTPRPLAGPGDPRHVTHALLAAGWTLTSAPGDLRIALAGPDEARHQLVIDPFASGSPWRIQSVDWTWNASFDRMVPAEIIAGFTDGLLHGPRRGDRSPWEHMQKAGWAVERQPDGTGQARSPAPELPIRAELRPIFNDSSDHLA; encoded by the coding sequence GTGGCGGTGAGCCCCGCCCAGCGGGCCTCGTACGCTGAGGATCACGCCACGAAGATCCCTTTCGAGACCACGCCCCGCCCCCTCGCCGGGCCCGGCGATCCACGCCACGTCACCCACGCCCTGCTCGCCGCCGGCTGGACCCTCACCTCCGCCCCCGGCGACCTCCGGATCGCCCTGGCTGGCCCCGACGAGGCCCGGCACCAGCTGGTGATCGATCCGTTCGCCTCCGGCTCGCCGTGGCGGATCCAGTCCGTCGACTGGACGTGGAACGCCTCCTTCGACCGGATGGTGCCGGCGGAGATCATCGCCGGATTCACCGACGGCCTTCTCCACGGACCGCGCCGGGGCGACAGGAGTCCGTGGGAGCACATGCAGAAAGCGGGTTGGGCCGTGGAGCGCCAGCCGGACGGCACCGGCCAGGCCCGCTCGCCTGCACCGGAGCTGCCGATCCGTGCCGAACTGCGTCCGATCTTCAACGACTCCTCCGACCACCTGGCTTGA